From a region of the Panicum virgatum strain AP13 chromosome 2K, P.virgatum_v5, whole genome shotgun sequence genome:
- the LOC120682312 gene encoding uncharacterized protein LOC120682312: MLRSALRRGGAAARQVAWDGVSSPRDLLRMRVAERERLRRRRRDPGRDEFFVPTPESLAWLDSASLPMVLTAVAVALFTKLLMMEHESTDQERRERKIKNSHPDQGKVRMLSREEWEEVQEVRPRTPFESKLARPHARIRTGEPVRLEDVKNWATDVIADAFTRVEESTKGK, encoded by the exons atgctgCGGTCGGCGCTTCGGCGGGGAGGGGCGGCCGCGCGGCAGGTCGCGTGGGACGGGGTATCCTCGCCGAGGGACCTCCTCCGGATGCGCGTGGCGGAGCGGGAGCgcttgaggcggcggcggcgcgacccgGGGCGCGACGAGTTCTTCGTGCCGACGCCGGAGTCGCTGGCGTGGCTCGACTCGGCCTCACTCCCCATGGTGCTCACCGCGGTCGCCGTGGCCCTCTTCACCAAGCTCCTCATGATG GAACATGAATCTACAGATCAAGAAAGGAGAGAGCGCAAGATAAAGAATAGCCACCCTGATCAAGGAAAAGTAAGGATGCTGAGTCGTGAAGAATGGGAAGAGGTTCAAGAAGTCAGGCCAAGGACCCCTTTTGAATCAAAATTAGCTCGTCCTCATGCTCGTATAAGAACTGGGGAACCAGTGCGACTG GAGGATGTCAAGAATTGGGCTACTGATGTAATAGCAGACGCTTTTACCAGAGTGGAAGAAAGTACCAAGGGGAAATGA